The sequence below is a genomic window from Oligoflexia bacterium.
TTATAGTCTTTGTACAACTGGGTAAAGCCTTGTGCTTCTTTGGTGCAGCCTGGCGTGCTGTCTTTGGGGTAAAAGTACAATAAAAGTTTTTTACCTTTAAATTGGCTTAAAGAAACCATTTCACCCTTTTCATTGGGCAATTTAAAATTTGGGGCTTTTTTTCCAACTTCTATCATTGCATACCTCGTTTTTTAGCTTTAATCTTAAAGACTTATCCTTAGACACCTTTACTACAGAAAGTACCCTGCATGCAACACATTGTCTCCCTTCGCTAAACTCGCACTTGCTTCCAAGGGCTTAAACAGCATAGTAACCGTGGATGCTATTTTTTTTCAATTTTTTTCTCCAAGTTTAGCCTTAATATGCTAATATGTTGCCCTGGCTTGGTTAACAAAAAAACACAATATACTTTAGTCTATTTGCATTAGCTTAGCAGTACATATATAGACGGCTGTTAACGTGTCCAAGGAGAAGAAGAATGGCAAAAAAGTTAAGTAAAAAAAAGTTAGAAGAATTTCGTAAAATCCTTTTAGAAAAAAAGAAAACGCTGGTGAATGAAGCTGTAGAAACCATGGGCGACCTAACTGAATCACAAGAGAATTATGCCGATATGACCGATCAAGCTTCTGCTGAAATGGATAGAAATTTTTTATTGCGCGTGCGTGATCGTGAACGCAAATTGATCATGAAAATCAACTCTGTTATTGCTAAAATTGATGATGGCACGTATGGAGTTTGCGATCTTTGTGGTGACCTTATTTCTGAAGCCCGTCTTTTAGCGCGTCCAGAAACCACGCAATGCATTGAGTGCAAAACCGATATGGAAGAAATGGAACGCAAAGCCAAAATGGTTGGTTAATTTTAACCTTTCAATTTTTCCAAGAGCCGTTGATTCACGGCTCTTTATCCACGCTTAGGCTTGGTAAATTTCCTTCAATTTTAAACCTGGCTTTTGACCATTGCTCTATTTCACTGTAGAACTTTGCGCATGAGCAAAATTAAAATTGCTGTGATTCCTGCTGCGGGTTTAGGCACGCGTTTTTTGCCGGCCACCAAACAAATACCCAAAGAACTTTTACCCATTGTCAACAGACCTGCCATTGAATATGTGGTGGATGAATTGGTTGAAAGCGGCATTGAAACCATTGTTTTTGTCTTGCATCCCAGTAAAATGGCCATTTTGGAGCATTTTAAAAAAAATGAACGGCTAGAAGCCGCTTTACAAACTCCAGATAAACAAGATCTTTTACATGCTGTCACGGCATACCAAAATAAAGTTAAGTTTGATTATGTGTTTCAGCATGAAGCCAAAGGTTTGGGACATGCTATTTTATGTGCAGAAGAAAAAATAAATGAGGATTATTTTGTGGTGGCGCTTCCTGATGATTTGGTTTTACACACTACACCTTGTCTTAAACAGCTGTTGCCTTGTTTTGAAAACTATCAATCCTCTGTTTTAGCCTTAGAGCATGTACCCATGGATAGAGTGCATCAGTATGGGATTGTTTCTGGGCAAGAAGTTGCACCACAAACCTTCAAAGTAGAGCATTTGGTAGAAAAGCCCAAAGCCGAGGATGCCCCCAGTCAAGAATCTGTCATTGGTCGTTATATTCTGCACAAAAATATTTTTAATTACATCAAAACCCAGCCCAAAGGTGCTTTGGGAGAAATTCAACTCACCGATGCATTATTAACTTTGGCCAAAGAGCAGGGCCTGTATGGTTATAGCTTTGCCGGCAAGCGCTTGGATACCGGTCAAGCGCATGGTTTTATTGAAGCAAACATCATGTATGCGCTTGAAGAAAACTCTGTTTACAAAGATAAAGTTAGAGCTATCTTAGAAGCAATACACGCAAACTTATAAAACTTTTTATGGCTGAGGATAACAATGCCGTATATGCAATAACTTCACTGCAAGCGGCGGATCAAGCGTTTCTTCGCTTGGTATTTCCATTAAATGTTGGCTAAGAAATACCATTTTATACTCATTCCACAAATAAAATGCCTTGGTATGCATCAAATCTTCATTAGAGGCAAAATAAATAAACACATCGCTGCCTGATAAACATTGCTTGTTTCTACGCGTATCCCCGGATAACCACATGGGTTGCGCCATTAAGCTTGTTTTATTTAAAACTGAAAATGATAAAATTTTACTTTCTACAAAATAAGAGCCTTGTTCTGTTTTTAAATGGTGAGGAACTTTAAAAATACTAAAAATTTTTTCTTCTACATCTGTAGCAAGCATTCCTTGTTCAACCATGCAACTCAAATAGGTTTCTGCGTCCCCATAACAATTATCATTCTCTTGAGCCAAGACTGATCCATGCCACATGAATAACATTTCTGCTGCCATAAACAGGAAAAATTTGTTTTTTATTTTTTTCATTAAAAATAACCCCTTACATCTTTTTTACTGCCATATTTAGTAGGGATTGGCAAATTCTTATTTTGCTTGAATGAATAGCAAAAACTAACTCTTAAAGCCATTGTGGGTTTTACACTGCGGCTTTTTTACGTCTTGACCTGGCCTGCATAATTGCATAGTCTTGCCAAAATCTATTGTATAGAAAGGGATGAAATGAAAAAATTAGTTTTAGTGTTATGTTTATGTTTATCAAGCCTAACCTTTGCGCAACAAGGGCTAAGCAACAATCTTGAGTTGACCAATTTGGTGATTAAACCGACCACCGAAGCGTTTGATGTTGAACAACTCAGTGCTTTTACCGGGACCTTTTATCCCAAAAACTGTGATGCCCGTAAGTTTTTTCCGCTTCAGTTCAGTGATGTCTTTTGGGCCACCGCTACCGATGGTGAAAACACTGCTGTAGGAATTGATATTTCTGGTGGTCAATATTTTTTGGGCAGTATTGAAATGGATGCCAAGTCTGTAACAACTTTGCCTAATCAAGGCCCCGGATCTTTAACCGGCGTCACTCAAACGGGGAAATATATTATTAAAACCAGTTTAAATGGTTCAACCTTGACTGTTTTTACCCGTAAAATGAGTGAAGATAACACCACCGTGTATAACTTAGATGAAAGTGGCAACAGCTTAACCGTCACCGTTAAAAACTCATTTAACCAAGTGACTGGAACTTGTCAGTATCAGCGCAGAGATTAATCACTGAATACCGTGTATTTGCTTTATCCAATTTTAAAGCCCAGCCTAAACATAGGCTGGGCTTTTTTGTTTACTTTAAAAAGCACTGGTCGCCCATGGCTGTTTTAAGGTATAAGCCTTTGGGTGACTCCTGTTGTTGACATTGCCTTAACGCTACCCTTGGATCAAACCTATACCTACAAAGTTCCAGAAGGTTTTTCTCCTCAGTTGGGACAAAGGGTATTGGTGCCTTTTCAAAACCGAACCTTAACCGGCTTTGTGTTTTCTTCCGTTAGACAAATGGATCCAGACCCAAACAACAGCAAACGTTATAAAAACATTCATTCTATTCTGGATCAACACGCTTTACTCAATGAAGAACAAATTGAACTGGTTCATTATTTGAGCCAATATTATGGCGCCTCTTTGGGTGAAAGCCTCAATACAGTTTTACCGCCGGGTTTATTGAAACAAAGCAAGCGCAAAATTGTGGTTGTTGCCCAAGAAAGTGCGCACACAGATACTAAGATCAATGCCGTTTGGCAAAACTTGTTTGGCCGCAGCACTTTAGATTATCAACATTTTTTACGGCAACACCCAAAAAGTCAAAGCCTTTTAAATAAACTGGCACAAGAGGGTTGGATACGTATTGAAAGTTTACTGCAAAACAGCACGGCCATTGAACATTACGAGAGTTATTATTCTTTATCTAAAAATGTAAGTGTTATTGGTCGTTTGGGAAAAAATCAAAAAAAGCTGCTTGATTTATTTTTGCATGACAATGTGATTATCAGTAAAAGTGACTTGGCTCACGTTGATCTTAAACTCACGCAAACCGCTAAGGACCTGGTAAAAAAAGGTATTTTGCTTGAAGAAAAAAGTTTAAAAGATCTTAACAGTCATGATGTTTTTTTACATGCGCCGCAACATACACTTAACCCTGAGCAACAGCATGCCGTTGAGCAAATTAACAAGGCTATTCTTGGTCAACAAGCACAAGAGTTTTTACTGTATGGTCCAACAGGCAGCGGTAAAACTGAGGTTTATTTAAACTGTGCTCAAACTGCATTAAGCCAAGGAAAAACCGTTTTGGCTTTGGTGCCTGAAATTGCCTTAACCCCACAGTTTATTGGCAGATTCAGAGCCCGCTTTG
It includes:
- the dksA gene encoding RNA polymerase-binding protein DksA gives rise to the protein MAKKLSKKKLEEFRKILLEKKKTLVNEAVETMGDLTESQENYADMTDQASAEMDRNFLLRVRDRERKLIMKINSVIAKIDDGTYGVCDLCGDLISEARLLARPETTQCIECKTDMEEMERKAKMVG
- a CDS encoding UTP--glucose-1-phosphate uridylyltransferase; its protein translation is MSKIKIAVIPAAGLGTRFLPATKQIPKELLPIVNRPAIEYVVDELVESGIETIVFVLHPSKMAILEHFKKNERLEAALQTPDKQDLLHAVTAYQNKVKFDYVFQHEAKGLGHAILCAEEKINEDYFVVALPDDLVLHTTPCLKQLLPCFENYQSSVLALEHVPMDRVHQYGIVSGQEVAPQTFKVEHLVEKPKAEDAPSQESVIGRYILHKNIFNYIKTQPKGALGEIQLTDALLTLAKEQGLYGYSFAGKRLDTGQAHGFIEANIMYALEENSVYKDKVRAILEAIHANL